The Antechinus flavipes isolate AdamAnt ecotype Samford, QLD, Australia chromosome 4, AdamAnt_v2, whole genome shotgun sequence genomic interval AGGCCCTTAGGCAGGAGCAGGCCCAGGTGAGGGAGGCTCTGAGGGCGAGGGGCTGGGACCGGCCGGGCCccggggggaggaggggcagcCCGAGCGGGCGGCAGCACCCGGACCTCAGGATCCTCCTCCCAGGACGGAGAGCAGGAGGGGCCCGAGAAGGGGAGGACGCTGGCTGAGTGGGTGTGCCCCGGGTGTGCTGGGAATAAGCAGCAGGAGCGGGATTCGGCCGGCCTTCTCCGGCTCGTGCTGCCGTGGGCGGCGCCTGGGACACTTTCCCTTAGATCGAGCCCTGGTTCAGGTCCCGGCTCAGCCGACTCTAGAGAAGCCACGCTGCTGCGCTGAgactcggtttccccatctgtaaaatgggcagctACCTCACTGCGCCGGGAGCACGTGGCTTCCTAACCTGTGCAGCTCCGGCCCCGTCTTATCAGACCCTGGGAAGCTGGCGGGAGTCCCGGGCGGGATCAGGGGCCGCCTAAGAGGATTGGCCGGGAACGTTGGAGGAGGTTGGCCCGGAAGGGTGGGAGGGCCGCCGGGGCCGGGGATTAGGCTGCTTCTGTTGGCCCTGAGGGCGTGTGTGGGGGGGGAGTCCCCCGGGGCTCAGCAGCCTCTTGGACTCCCTGGGCCCACCGCTGGGGTCCTGGGGGCGTTACCAGGAAAGCTCCAGGGGCGCACTCGGTTCCTGGGGACCCGGCACAGACCCACGGTCCTGGGGCCCGAAGGCTGGGGCCCCGCTGTGTCCGGGCCTggctgctgggggggggggggggcggtaaGGATTGGGTGGGAGGAGCGGGGGGGACACCAGTGGGGAGCACGTAGAGACCGCAGTGGGGTCCAAGGAGGGAGAGACCGTGGTCGGCTGGGGGGGATCGGGCCGAGAAGGTGGTGGGACCTCGAGCTGGCGCTTGATGGAGGGGAGGGGTCTTAGAAGATGAGGGAAGGGGGCGGGGAGCAGGGAGCAGCAGGGAGCAGCTGCAGAGTGGCAAGAGCCTGGGCCTGTTCAGGATCAGCCACTTTAAATACATGTCTTGGTTTGCTTGTGCCCCCTCCCCCATTAAAGGACTTAGAAATTCAGGAACTTACTTTTTCTAAGCCTTTTAAGTTTGGAGTCCCCGGTTCTTTCCCTGGCCCCCCCAGGAGTCAGGGAGCCTCAGAGGTAGGGGATACACGTGCAGGGGCTCTGACAGCGGGGACCGTGCTGCTCaaggcatacagtaggtgcttactaaatgtgcGCTGCCCCGATGCCTGGAGGAGGCTTCTGGGATGTCGGGCTGAACAGGGTGCTCGCCACTGGCCCGGCTGGCTCAGCTCCCCCGGCTCACGCGGGCGGCCTCTGCTCTCTCCCCAGTCTGCTCCCCCAGCGAGTTCCAGTGCAGTAACCGCACCTGCATCGCCACGGTCTTCGTGTGCGACGGCGACGACGACTGCGGCGACGGCAGCGACGAGCGCGGCTGCCCCGCCCAGGCCTGCGGCCCCCAGGAGTTCCGCTGCAACAGCAGCGCCTGCATCCCCGAGCGCTGGCTCTGCGACGGCCAGGCCGACTGCGAGGACCGCTCGGACGAGGCGCCGGAGCGCTGCGGGCGCCAGGCGGGCACGGCGGCCCCGGCCACCTGCGGCGCGGGCGAGTACCCCTGCAGCAGCGGCGAGTGCATCCACCTGAGCTGGAAGTGCGACGGGGACGCCGACTGCAAGGACAAGTCGGACGAGGCCAGCTGTGGTGGGTGCCCCGGGGTCCGGCCGAGGGCGATCCCCGGTCAGAGGGACCCCAGAGCGGACATCCCGCTTCCCTTTAAGCCTTCCTTAGGAGGACAGAACTCGGGCCTGCCCTTGGTTAGCGGGCGCCTCGGGGCTGGGCCTGAGAACCCTCTCGCCCCGGTGGGGACACCTGGACGGGCAGGGAGCAGGGGGAGCCGCCAGGAGCCTTAGGATCACCTGGTCCCACCGAGGCCATTTCCAGTCCGTCCCCCTCTCTGCCAGTCCCGGAGAAGCGGGGAGCCCTCGCCCGCCCTGCCCCCGGTGCCCCGGCATGCGGTTCTCAGGCCGAGGGGCCGGGTGGGGACGCCCTGGAGCGGGTCCAGAGCAGGGCCCGGCCCACGCAGGGAGGGAGGCCTCTTTAGGCCGGATTAAGGAGGAGACGGGGCGGCTGCCTCGGCTACGGGGAAGGGGGATTAGTGTTAGGTTGTGCACGTCAGCAGGAAGGTCATCCGCCCCGCCCCCgtcacggggggggggggggggggagggggaggagaaggccCCGCCAGGCCCAGAGATGGCTCCTGGAGCTCGGGCCCAGGACTCTGCCAGTCACCGAGGCCGCCTCTACCGCCCTCTGCTGGGAACGAGCCCGTCCGTGtagggggcgggggaggggggatcTGAGGGCGAGGGGTCCAGGGGGAGGGAGGGCCGATCCCGGGCCACCCCCCACTTCTTCCTGCTCCCCCGCACTGGCCTAGGAGCCCGTGGTTCCCCTGGGTGACCCcgtcccttctctcccctcccctgaaGCCGTGGTGTCCTGCCGCCCCGAGGAGTTCCAGTGTGCGGACGGGACCTGCACCCCCGGGGCCAAGCGCTGCAACCTGGAGCGGGACTGCGCGGACGGCAGCGACGAGGCCGGCTGCCTGCAGGGTGGGTGCTGCCGGGCCCTCGGGGGCCACGTGTCGCTGGGGAGCCGGCCGGGGGGCGGGGCCTGCGGGAAGGTCTCAGCGCGGCCCCCCCGGGGGCTCTCCACCCGCTGATGGGGGGGGGCAGATTTCGGGCCCTCTGGGCGCCGTCTGCTCATGTCTGCCCCCAAGCAGGGCCCGGCCCTGGAGACGCTGCCGGATGCGGAAGGAAGGTACAAAGAGGCAGTTCCCGCTGCCCCCGAGCAATGGTCTGCCTTGGAAAGGACGAGGTCTTCCTCCCTAAAAGTTTGCAGAGCCAGGGGCCGGGACCTTGGCAGGGGAGAGCCagaagctggggggagggggcgcttTTCTGACCCTTCTCCTCCAGGCCGCGGGAGGCTCAGCTCCTCCCCGGCCTCGCCGCCGGGCCCTGCTCCCTGCCCACACGGTCCCTGGCCGGCCTAACAGACTTTGCTCTCTTGTCCGACCCCGACAGAATCCACGTGCGAAAGTCCCAGCAAGTTTCATTGTAAGAGTGGCGAGTGCGTGGACAGCAGCAAAGTGTGTGATGGTCGCGGAGACTGCCGTGACGGGTCTGATGAGCCAGTGAAAGAATGTGGTACGGCCCCGCGCCCGCCGGGGCAGCCCTGCCCCCTCCTCCCTGTGGCTGCCGGGGcagccctccctccccctcctcctggcTACTCGGCCCCGTGCTGCCTTCGGCTGGTCCCCCGACGGCTGGCCTTTCTGCCTTTATACCCCTGCCAGCCTCTGCTTCTGTCTCCTTCAGCCCCTGCCTGCGTCCCTGTTCCCGCCTCTATGGTGGGCTCTCGGGAgcactctgtctgtctgtgtgtgtctctctctgtctctgtctctgtgtctctctgtctctgtgtctctgtctctctctctctctgtctctcttggctctgtctctctctgtctgtctctctctctctgtctctctctctctgtctctctgtctctctgtctctctctgtctctctctgtctctctctgtctctgtctctctctctgtctctctgtctctctgtctctctgtctctctctgtctctctctgtctctgtctctgtctctctctctctgtctctctctgtctctctctctgtctctctgtctctctctctctctgtctctctctctctctctgtctctctctctctctgtctctctctgtctctgtgtctctgtctctctctctctctgtctctcttggctctgtctctctctgtctgtctctgtgtctctctctctctctctctgtctctgtctctcttggctctgtctctctctgtctctctgtctctgtctctctgtctcacttggctctgtctctctctgtctctctgtctctgtctctctgtctctgtctctctctctgtctctgtctctctctctgtctctgtctctctgtctctgtctctctctgtctctgtctctctctctatctctctctctgtctctgtctctctctctctgtctctgtctctctctctatctctctctctgtctctctctctgtctctgtctctctctctctgtgtctctctctctgtctctgtctctctgtctctctctctctctgtctctgtctctctctctctctctctctcctccctctctcctccctcctttcctccctctctcttgtgCTTTtcctctcgctctcgctctctctggCTCCCCCGTCCTGCTGAGTTAGCCGGGGCTCGGCCCTCCATGAGAAACCTCCACCTTAAGCCAAAACCTCCTAAACTAGCGAGTGAGTCTTTCCTGAGCTTCTCAGGCGATGGAAGGAGACGGTGAGGGCTGATGGTGTTCCAGCCGGGTGGCCCCTTGTAGGAGGGGCCAGGAGGCCTTGTCTCGGGGCCCCGTCCCTGCCAGCTCAGATTCAGGGAGAAGGCACGAGTGCCATTTACCTCGAGGATATATCAAGGATCAGGCATTAAGTAAGAACACAGGCCTGCtttataaaatggagggaaagtgAGTAGACCTAGAACTCTGAGGACTTCTCTGGACCTCGGTCTCCTTTTCTTTAAGTGAGGGGGTTGGCCTCTGAGGACGGTTCCAAATTTCCTAAGAAATTTGCAAAGTGAGGCTGGCTTTGAAGGGTTTCGCTGCTGGAGTCAGAAGGGGAGAGCTCGGCAGGGTGGGGGTGGAACGGTCGGGACCAGGAAGGCCAGACATTGAGGGGAGCATGAGGGCCAGTCAGGTTCTAGCATCCCTTCTCACGTCCCCCGCTGCTGCCCCGGGGATGGGTCCTGAGTAATGTCTGACCTAAAGATGGACTCGTCCCCAAACTGGGTCAAGGAAGCAGACCGAGCCCGGCCCGGCCAAGCCTCCCAATTGTTCGGGCAAAGACCCCTCGTCTGGGACTGCCCCGGCCCTTCCCCTGAACTTGCTCGGCCTGGCAGGACCTCTCCCTGGCCCTCCCCATGTCCCATGGGGGGGGGCCGCGGGCCCCCTCCCTCCCGCCTCTCCTGCATGACTTCCCCAAGTGGAGGCTGCATGGGTGTGTGCTTGTGTGAGCATGGTGCACGTGTGCTGTGTCCCCCTCAAGGTTGGGGTTCTCGCTGGGAACCCCGACCTGCTTCCCTGTCCTCCTTCCCTTTGGGGCGACCAAGGATCCTCCTCAGCCCCTGGGGTCCCTAAGCATCTGTGAGACCTTCCCAAGTCATTCCCACCACAAGGACCTCTCCCGATCCCGCCGTCTCCGGGCCCCGCGATGACACGCATGTCCCGTGATCCCCGGGGCGTTGGCTTCCATGTTTACACATCCCTCCATCCGGGTAATTCACGGCCTCCCTCCCAGTTCCGCTCCCCCCAGGGAGTTTGGGGACAGCCAGATAATGGAGCAGTGAGACTGGCTTGGCGGAGGATGCTGGGAGAGATGGAGTCTGCGGACTGGTGCcatgtgttgggggggggggggctgatgGTAACAGGTGAAAGGCCTGGCCCTGGGGTGGGGCTCTCGGTGACTGACAGCTCCTGCTTGGCCCTGGGGGTGGGGCTCTCGGTGACTGACAGCTCCTGCCTGGCCCTGGGGTGGGGCTCTCGGTGACTGACAGCTCCTGCCTGGCCCTGGGGTGGGGCTCTCGGTGACTGACAGCTCCTGCCTGGCCCTGGGGTGGGGCTCTGTGACTGACAGCTCCTGCCTGGCCCTGGGGTGGGGCTCTCGGTGACTGACAGCTCCTGCCTGGCCCTGGGGTGGGGCTCTCTGGCTCCTGGGGGTGGGGCTCTCAGTGACTGACAGCTCCTGCCTGGCCCTGGGGGTGGGGCTCTCAGTGACTGACAGCTCCTGCCTGGCCCTGGGGTGGGGCTCTCAGCTCCTGCTGGTTCTTGAGCCTCCTTTGGCCCCCGTGACACCCTCCTACCTGGGGTTCAGGAAGGCTGGGACACCTGGCTCCTGAATGGGGTGGGGCCTCTGGGCAGTCAGCCCCCCCAGCAACCCCGCCAATGCAGGGGGTGAAGGAGGAGCAGATCTTCAAGGGAAAAGACCTTTATCTGAGGTCTGACTCTGCCCTTTGCTCACTGAACGTTCAATGGGGACAAACGTCGTCCCGCGGCGCCTTCGTGGCTGTTGGGTGGGAAGGCCGTGAAGCACAGAAATGGGGGATGtcgttgtcatcatcatcatcatcatcatcaccatcctcGCCATTGTTGTTATTTCAGTTACGGCAGCAGCCCGGGGAAGGAAGCGGCGGCCCAGGGGTAAAGGGGACCCCCCGCATGGCTTGGGGCACTCCGGCTGTGCATGGCCCGGGCAGGGGGAAGCCCGAGCGGGGCTGCCTGTGCATGGCCGGGGAGACGCCTGCTGCGCATGGTGTGAGCCGGGGGGCAGGGCCGGGGAGGGCCCCATCCTCCGCTTGGGCAGCGGGCACGGGGCACAGGGGCGCCAGGTGGGGAGCAGCCCCCCTGCCCACCCGTGGTCCCGCCTGGTCTCACCGGGGGCCTTTAGCACCGGGCAGCTGAAGTTTGTGAGACAGAGCCCTGGGAGGAACCCGAAGCCTGCAGCCAGGACCTGGAAGTTGAAGAATTCCCAGCAAACAGATGCCATGAGGAGAGGACGGGAAAGGCAGGATTAGCTCAGGGGGAAAAGATCTGGGGGCCTTAGTGGACCTCAAGCCCTAAGAAGAGCTCAGCGTGACAGGGTCATTGGGAAGCCCTCCGGCACTGCGCTCTCCGGAGCCGCGTACGGGGCCTAGAGGTCAGAGAAGGTGACGCAGGGCAGTGGCAGGGTCCGGAGTTCGAATCGTACCTGTCTTACTTTAGGCAAGGGGCTTTAGTCCCCGGCCCCCAGTTTCCCTTGTGGAAATTGGACTAGACGGCGTCCTCCTGTTGTCCCCCGCGGGCGGGGCCCGTCTCTGTGCCCGGCTCCATCCCGGCGGTCCCGCCTCAAGGTAGAAGTGACAGGGACGCTGGTCCAGGGCAGGGGCTGGTGACCGGGCTCTGACCCCGAAGGGAGGAGGGACAGAGCCGGGAGCTCTGGGGCGGTCACCGAGGCGCCCCCAGGTCTGGAAGAACTTGCTCCCAATGACAGCTACTACAAGTGAAGGGCTGCGTGACAGGTAGTGAGCCCCGTCACCTGTGGTATTTAGGGGAGGCAGGGAGGGCGCAGCTGGGATCCCTGCTACATTTCGGGGTTCTCCAGTCTTGGAAAGGATCAGAGACCGGGGTCACCAGGAACCGCAGGCCCATGCtccagatagacagagacagagggaggagagagagaagggagacagagagagcagaTGGCTGAGTGGGGGGGAGGCCTGGGCCCCTGCTTTGCCCCCTCCCAGAGCTGAGTGCTCGGGAGCTTGGCACCTCACCCTTCTCACTGCCCTCAGGGCGCCTCCCTCACCTCGGGACCCCCTCAGCTTGGGGTCCACTCTGGCCCCGGGAGCCTCAGACCCGCTCTTCTTCTTCCAGAGGCTAATGAGTGTGCCCACAACAACGGGGGCTGCTCCCACATCTGCAAGGACCTGAAGATCGGCTATTCCTGCGAGTGCCCGCCCGGCTACGAGCTGCTGGACAAGAAGACGTGCGGAGGTGAGGACCCGGGGCCGGGGGAGGCGGGGGGGGCCAGGCTGGCGGGCTTCTCCGCCCGGTGCCCCCCACAGACCCCAGACCCCCCCAAGGAGCTTCTCCCAAAAGCCGCGTCTCTGCGGGTCCCCGCGGCCCGTGCGGAGCCTTGCTGAGCGTGAGCCCGGTGGGAGCCTCAGCATTGGGGGAGGGGGTCACGGGCCTCTGAGGGGGCTGCTGCTCGCTTTCTGTGTCCCACTCTATGGCCGGGGTCGCCGAGGCCTCGTATACATCTGTCCCCTGGAGCTCCCTCAGCCCCTCCCCCACATCGTCCCACAGGGACAGTTAGCATGGGGGGAGCCACCACGCGCACTCCTAAAGTGCATGCCCGTTTTATGGATGGGAACACTGAGGTTCCATCACGGATCAGAGCCAGGCTCCCGGCTTTAAGGCTTGTTCTGTTCTCACCCCCCTGACTGCGAGCCCCTCACGGCCCGTGTTTCAGAGCCCATGGGACCGTGGCTGCGCcaggagttggggggggggggtcctggCCCCTGCGCCTTCAGGCGTTCCGCTGGGCGGGGTCTCTGACGggcacctcccctcccccagacatAAACGAGTGCGACAATCCGGACGCCTGCAGCCAGATCTGCATCAACTACAAGGGCTACTTCAAGTGCGAGTGCCACCCGGGCTACGAGATGGACACGCTCTCCAAGAACTGCAAGGCCGTGGGTAAGGCCGGGCCCGGGGGCGGGGGCCGAGGGGTCCGGAGCCCCCACGGGTCCTGCAGAGGGGAGTCCCAGAGGGCGGGGCCTGAGGGAGGGAGTCGGGGGCAGGCAGAGAGGCCCCCGTGGAGACCGAGAGAGGGCGGGCCCCGCCGAGCCCCCCGCCCTAACCCGCGGCCTGCTCAGCAGGCACGAGCCCCTCCCTGATCTTCACCAACCGCCACGAGGTCCGGAGGATCAACCTGGGCAAGCGGGACTACGCGCCGCTCATCCCCATGCTGAAGAACGTGGTGGCGCTGGACGTGGAGGTGGCCGCCAACCGCATCTACTGGTGCGACCTCTTCTACCGCAAGATCTACAGGTGAGCCGCGCCCCCCGACCCCGGGGCCCTCCCGCGGGGCCGGGAGCAGATGGGGCGGCTCCGAGCGCCGCCGTCTCACCGAGAAGCCCCGGGGGCTCGGGCCACGAAGCGGTTCCTGTCCCGGTGGGAACCGAGGCGCCGAAATCTGGCCCTAAACGGTCCCTGGGCCAGAGCCAGGGATCACATGTCCGGCCTTCAGGCCGTCGGCGACCGGCCACACCCAAGTGCACACGTGTCTTCCCGCTGGGCTCGCGGAGCGCCAGGCACGGCTGAGGGAGCGAGCCCGCTCCGAGGCCCCCAGTGAGCAAACGGAGACACTCGAACTCAGATCCAAGATGGCGGACTCAGGCCCGATGCCCTGTGTgtgtcctcccctcccccaccctcgcTCTCTGGACGTGGGTCCCGGCCGTGGTAGATCTTCAGTCCAAAGACCCGAGTTCGAATCCCAGCCCTGCCCCCTCACGGCCCCACACGAGCGCTCGGCCTCAAGGGCCATGATGGAGGAGCCTGTGGAGTGGGAGGCTTTAGGGTCCTGCTGTAGCACTATTGGTATCATGGAAGTGGCTCGCCCGCCCCCTGGTGGCCGCTGCGGGAGGTGCAGATGAATGCATGGAGCTGGGCCTCGGAGACCCTGGGCCCTTCCCAGAGGGGCCGTCCCCCACGTTAGGGAGGAAACGCGGGGGGTCCCTGCAGGGCCCGTGGGAGTCAGCGTGAGCCGGGGCCGCCCAGCTGCCGCCGCCCAGGCCGGACTCGCGAGCCCTCCCCCCCGGGACCTGGCGACCCCCAAACCCAGTCAGGGAACAGGCGTCTGCCAGCCCGGGCCTGGCCCCCGACCTCCCAGAGGGCCAGCGAGCCGCTTCCCGCGAGCCTGGGAGGGCAGACCTGGGAGCGCGGCTCCCGCTTCTCTGGGCTCTTATGAGGGGTAGCCGTCGGTCGGCAGGcttttattaagctcctgctgtATGCCCGGCACCAGTCCAAGTACTGGGGTCAGAGAATGGGCTGCAAGCAGGATTAGGCCCATTTTATAGTCGGGGAGCCTGAGACTCCAGGAAGTTATAGGAGGAAAGATGAGCTCAGAGATCATCGGATTGGGTCCCTCACTTtccagagggggaaactgaggtccagataaAGGGACTCACCTGAGATGCCCCTCCTGGCCCTGTCTCCCGAGAAGGTCACGCAGCAAGTAAGGGTCAGCCAGGACTCGAACTCGGGGCTCCTGCCCCAAGCCCGGGGTGCTTTCCACAGTCCCAAGCGGCCTCTGAGCCACTCCCACTGTTGTGCTGACCCCTCCTCCCAGCGAGTCCCATAATCGCCTCTTTTTACTGTAGAAATCACGGCTTCGGTTGCCTCTGGCTGAGGACGGAGGCGGCAGGGACGGGGAATGGCCGTGGTCCCCCTGAGCCGGCCCGGCCTCAGAATTCAGGCCGGCCTCCGCGCCGGGCTTTCCAGGGGCCCCCAGCTCGGGCCGCACTGATCCCCAGCGTTCCCCGTAGAAAACCCATCATTTTATCAGCATGGCCAGAGCTCGGGGGCCGGGAGGCTTGGGGGCCGGGCCCTGGGCAGTGAGCCTGGCCAGCAGGACCTTGGACAGCGCTCCTCCCTTTTGGCTGCTCGAGGTGTCtaggcaggaggacctgaattcaaatttggcctcatccATGTTCTTACAGTGTGGCCCTGGGCCACTTagcctctgcttgcctcagttctcatctgtaaaatgggggtagtaGCAGCCACCCTTCAGAGCTGCTGTGATGGTAAAAGGAGAtaatgtaaagcacttaacatagtgcctggcacatagtaagcataatagagcctccttcctttcccccttttcccccttctttcctacattctttccttccttttttctgtctttccttctttccttccttctttcctatgttctttccttcctttctctatattctttccttccttcctttcttctttctttcctgcattctttcctttcttttctccctcatactttccttccttttttcttacattctttccttcctttttctatattcccttcctttttcctttctttcttttcttctctcctacattctctcttttcttttctccctccctccttccttttttctttcttatgttccttcctttccatcctttcctacgttctttccatcctttttctatattcccttccttcttttgttctttcttttcttcattcctgcattctctcctttcttttctccctctctccttccttccttctttccttcattttctacagtctttctttttcttctttccttcattttctccctccctccttcttttttcttccttttctgccttCATGGAGTTTATTTTTTACCAGGGAGCAGCAGCATACCCAAAGGGAAGTTCGGCTACTAGGTAATTTCAGGGGCGAGGCCAATAGCTACGTGAGGCTTCTGGATGTCCTGGAAGTAGAACCAGTTTGAAGGGAGATGCCAGGATTCTGACCCTTTCACGTAGCCatcatgggcctcagtttccttatctctaattgagagggttggactagagcACGCCTGAGAGCCCGTCTAGAAATGTTCTGGAAGTTCTGTGATCTGGGGGGATCAAGATAGACTTCCTGTAGGAAGCGGCtcctgagctgagccttgaaggaaatcaggaaatttATGACtcagaggtgaggagagagaccATTTTAGGCTTGAGGCACAGCCTGGGCACGGATGGTCAAAAAGACCAGGGGCAATAGGAGGGGGGCCGAGACCCCCGCCCCGGCCTGCTTTAGTGGCTGCCCGGCTCCAATCTGACTCTGTGCTTCCCCCAGCGCCTTTATCGACAAGGCCAGTGATCGGACAGAGCAGGTGGTGCTCATCGACAGCCAGCTGCACTCCCCCGAGGGCCTGGCGGTCGACTGGGTCCATAAGCATCTCTACTGGACGGACTCCGGCAACAAGACCATCTCCGTGGCCACTGTGGATGGCGGCCGCAGAAAGACTCTCTTCAGCCACGATCTGAGCGAGCCTCGAGCCATTGCCGTGGACCCGCTCCACGGGTGAGTCCCGTGTTGGAGCCGGGGGGAGGCTGGAGACTAGGGGAGATGGCCTCGAGGGCCCCTTGGAAGGGCCGGCCAGGCCCCCACCTGCTCCCCTACCTTGGGGTCCCACCGTCCCATAGACTTGTTGAACCCCCAGAAGGCAGTGCAGCGGGAGGTGGAAGATTGCAGCCCCAAACCCTGTGTCCCATCCCGGCTCTGCCACTTGCCATCTCGCAGGGCTGACAGCTAAGAGCGGGAGTTCCGGGGAGGCAGATTGTCCCGAGGAAGAGCTTCTCGGTGACCAGAGCCGAAGCAGCTGCCCGGCAAATAAATGCTCggcctcttcccttccccctctgccTTCCTGTGGAACCCTGCAGAAATGAGTACTTTTTAAGCGGATGCTGAACATCACGTGTTTCTGTCCCTCTGTCGCCCTTCCAGGTTCATGTACTGGTCTGACTGGGGTGACCAGGCGAAGATCGAAAAGTCAGGCCTGAACGGCGTGGACCGGCAGGTGCTGGTCGTGGACAACATCGAGTGGCCCAATGGCATCACCCTGGGTGAGTCTCCGGCTCCCCCAGACCCATTTGTTCTGGGAAGCCTGATAAGTACCGCGTCACGTCCTGCGCCACTCGGGGGTCAGACCTGCCTTTTCCGAAAGTGTGCGCTCCACCACAGACACGCTCCGTAGTTAGCCTGACGACCTGATAGAAATTCTGTACCAGGCCATGAATGGACTGGACAGAGATGGAGTCAGACatggacacagacacagaaacagacacgGATGTAAAGATATAGATCGTGTCTCAGACCTATAACAGGGCCAgatagatggcgcagtggatagagaactggccccgaagtcaggaggacctgagttcaaatcctcagacacttaacacttcctagctgtgtgaccctgggcaagtcacttgaccccaattgcctcagcaaaaaaaaaaagaaacaaacaaaacaaaaaccccccAAAGATCTATGACATCCTCATCAGGAAGCCACATAGCACATTCAAACACTGTCCATATGTGGTTCATATGAAAATGGAAGGCTCGTTCCCCGTTCGGGCATGTCCAGCGTGGGTCTGGCCTTTGTCCGTGACCTCACTGGGGGTATCTTAGCAACGCTGCAGAGGGAGC includes:
- the LRP8 gene encoding low-density lipoprotein receptor-related protein 8 isoform X3, yielding MGRPELLPALLLLLLLHLLAPGAAKECEENQFQCGNERCIPSVWRCDEDNDCVDNSDEDDCPKKTCSDSDFTCNNGHCIPERWKCDGEEECADGSDESEATCTKQVCPAEKLSCGPLSHKCIPSSWRCDGEKDCETGADEAGCTTVCSPSEFQCSNRTCIATVFVCDGDDDCGDGSDERGCPAQACGPQEFRCNSSACIPERWLCDGQADCEDRSDEAPERCGRQAGTAAPATCGAGEYPCSSGECIHLSWKCDGDADCKDKSDEASCAVVSCRPEEFQCADGTCTPGAKRCNLERDCADGSDEAGCLQESTCESPSKFHCKSGECVDSSKVCDGRGDCRDGSDEPVKECEANECAHNNGGCSHICKDLKIGYSCECPPGYELLDKKTCGDINECDNPDACSQICINYKGYFKCECHPGYEMDTLSKNCKAVAGTSPSLIFTNRHEVRRINLGKRDYAPLIPMLKNVVALDVEVAANRIYWCDLFYRKIYSAFIDKASDRTEQVVLIDSQLHSPEGLAVDWVHKHLYWTDSGNKTISVATVDGGRRKTLFSHDLSEPRAIAVDPLHGFMYWSDWGDQAKIEKSGLNGVDRQVLVVDNIEWPNGITLDLLSQRLYWVDSKLHQLSSIDFNGGNRKVLIFSVDTLSHPFGIAVFEDKVFWTDLENEAIFSANRLNGLEISVLAENLNNPHDIVIFHELKQPKAPDACEQSFQPNGGCEYLCLPAPQISIHSPKYTCACPDSMWLGPDMKRCYRAPPSTSTTTSPSTAARTPGTSLGPGPFSLPGHTRNQSSGDASLSVGTAPSEPTISASSRGVPTPGNSNHSQHYGTMGGKLVSTATAAVIGIIVPVGVIALLGMSGYLIWRNWKRKNTKSMNFDNPVYRKTTEEEDEDEIHIGRTAQIGHVYPARVALSLEDDGLP
- the LRP8 gene encoding low-density lipoprotein receptor-related protein 8 isoform X2; the encoded protein is MGRPELLPALLLLLLLHLLAPGAAKECEENQFQCGNERCIPSVWRCDEDNDCVDNSDEDDCPKKTCSDSDFTCNNGHCIPERWKCDGEEECADGSDESEATCTKQVCPAEKLSCGPLSHKCIPSSWRCDGEKDCETGADEAGCTTVCSPSEFQCSNRTCIATVFVCDGDDDCGDGSDERGCPAQACGPQEFRCNSSACIPERWLCDGQADCEDRSDEAPERCGRQAGTAAPATCGAGEYPCSSGECIHLSWKCDGDADCKDKSDEASCAVVSCRPEEFQCADGTCTPGAKRCNLERDCADGSDEAGCLQESTCESPSKFHCKSGECVDSSKVCDGRGDCRDGSDEPVKECVTAAARGRKRRPREANECAHNNGGCSHICKDLKIGYSCECPPGYELLDKKTCGDINECDNPDACSQICINYKGYFKCECHPGYEMDTLSKNCKAVGTSPSLIFTNRHEVRRINLGKRDYAPLIPMLKNVVALDVEVAANRIYWCDLFYRKIYSAFIDKASDRTEQVVLIDSQLHSPEGLAVDWVHKHLYWTDSGNKTISVATVDGGRRKTLFSHDLSEPRAIAVDPLHGFMYWSDWGDQAKIEKSGLNGVDRQVLVVDNIEWPNGITLDLLSQRLYWVDSKLHQLSSIDFNGGNRKVLIFSVDTLSHPFGIAVFEDKVFWTDLENEAIFSANRLNGLEISVLAENLNNPHDIVIFHELKQPKAPDACEQSFQPNGGCEYLCLPAPQISIHSPKYTCACPDSMWLGPDMKRCYRAPPSTSTTTSPSTAARTPGTSLGPGPFSLPGHTRNQSSGDASLSVGTAPSEPTISASSRGVPTPGNSNHSQHYGTMGGKLVSTATAAVIGIIVPVGVIALLGMSGYLIWRNWKRKNTKSMNFDNPVYRKTTEEEDEDEIHIGRTAQIGHVYPARVALSLEDDGLP
- the LRP8 gene encoding low-density lipoprotein receptor-related protein 8 isoform X1 → MGRPELLPALLLLLLLHLLAPGAAKECEENQFQCGNERCIPSVWRCDEDNDCVDNSDEDDCPKKTCSDSDFTCNNGHCIPERWKCDGEEECADGSDESEATCTKQVCPAEKLSCGPLSHKCIPSSWRCDGEKDCETGADEAGCTTVCSPSEFQCSNRTCIATVFVCDGDDDCGDGSDERGCPAQACGPQEFRCNSSACIPERWLCDGQADCEDRSDEAPERCGRQAGTAAPATCGAGEYPCSSGECIHLSWKCDGDADCKDKSDEASCAVVSCRPEEFQCADGTCTPGAKRCNLERDCADGSDEAGCLQESTCESPSKFHCKSGECVDSSKVCDGRGDCRDGSDEPVKECVTAAARGRKRRPREANECAHNNGGCSHICKDLKIGYSCECPPGYELLDKKTCGDINECDNPDACSQICINYKGYFKCECHPGYEMDTLSKNCKAVAGTSPSLIFTNRHEVRRINLGKRDYAPLIPMLKNVVALDVEVAANRIYWCDLFYRKIYSAFIDKASDRTEQVVLIDSQLHSPEGLAVDWVHKHLYWTDSGNKTISVATVDGGRRKTLFSHDLSEPRAIAVDPLHGFMYWSDWGDQAKIEKSGLNGVDRQVLVVDNIEWPNGITLDLLSQRLYWVDSKLHQLSSIDFNGGNRKVLIFSVDTLSHPFGIAVFEDKVFWTDLENEAIFSANRLNGLEISVLAENLNNPHDIVIFHELKQPKAPDACEQSFQPNGGCEYLCLPAPQISIHSPKYTCACPDSMWLGPDMKRCYRAPPSTSTTTSPSTAARTPGTSLGPGPFSLPGHTRNQSSGDASLSVGTAPSEPTISASSRGVPTPGNSNHSQHYGTMGGKLVSTATAAVIGIIVPVGVIALLGMSGYLIWRNWKRKNTKSMNFDNPVYRKTTEEEDEDEIHIGRTAQIGHVYPARVALSLEDDGLP